The Oncorhynchus mykiss isolate Arlee chromosome 28, USDA_OmykA_1.1, whole genome shotgun sequence genome includes a window with the following:
- the LOC110508873 gene encoding zona pellucida sperm-binding protein 3 produces the protein MEFMQKSPWWVATLLSISFLSDCYQPFNPRGYSYKDVSQAQSFKPSEEPTSPPRPRTVLVKCHEDSLEVVVKADLFDIGILVDGSDLHLGSNQMGSKGVEDSCSAVPTGEAEFIIFAQLTACGTKLAFMETELVYSNILSYSPAPSSGVVRFELAVIPIECHYGRRYAVDSAALAPTWIPFASTVTAEDHLQFSLRLITDDWRSERGSNVYFLGDTIHLEAAVTMGNHMPFRVYVEHCVATATPDADSNPRHNFIEYYGCLTDAQLTGSNSRYMPRVQDDKLHIMLDAFRFYQKDSNLIFITCHLKAVPAMFSVKSRSRACSFIENSWRSADGNDQVCISCVVSKRFAEPTAPMTRTNTKTTTPKPNSSSFRIRPGQRTEQLQKVEPRSKKPYSGSWKRGTDTTEEWSKTTILGPLIVVPTKEVISLATDSTTLCSKLTPGETSDSVAVHPKELQEATTDISMGTGGTCKSKDRKCTLSE, from the exons ATGGAGTTTATGCAAAAATCTCCGTGGTGGGTCGCGACCCTGCTGTCAATTTCTTTCCTCTCTGATTGTTATCAGCCTTTTAATCCTCGTGGTTATAGTTATAAAGATGTCAGTCAGGCCCAATCCTTTAAACCGAGTGAAGAGCCAACCAGTCCTCCTAGGCCGAGAACAGTCCTCGTGAAGTGCCACGAAGATTCTCTTGAAGTCGTGGTGAAAGCTGACCTATTTGACATAGGCATTCTGGTGGACGGCAGCGATTTGCACCTAGGTTCCAATCAAATGGGTAGCAAGGGCGTTGAAGATTCTTGCAGTGCGGTTCCAACGGGGGAGGCAGAGTTTATCATCTTTGCCCAGTTGACCGCATGTGGAACCAAACTCGCA TTTATGGAGACGGAGCTGGTTTATTCCAATATTCTCAGCTATTCACCTGCACCCTCTTCTGGTGTCGTCAGATTTGAATTGGCTGTGATTCCCATCGAATGCCATTACGGAAG GAGGTATGCTGTTGACAGTGCTGCCCTGGCTCCCACCTGGATCCCCTTTGCCTCAACAGTGACTGCTGAGGACCATCTGCAATTCAGCCTCCGCCTCATCACGG ATGACTGGCGCTCTGAAAGGGGATCAAATGTCTACTTTCTGGGTGACACCATACACCTGGAGGCAGCTGTCACCATGGGCAACCACATGCCCTTCCGCGTGTATGTGGAGCATTGTGTGGCCACGGCAACTCCTGACGCAGACTCAAACCCTAGACACAACTTCATAGAGTACTATGG ATGCCTCACTGACGCCCAGCTGACCGGCTCTAATTCACGGTACATGCCCAGGGTCCAGGATGACAAGCTGCATATCATGCTGGATGCCTTCAGATTCTACCAGAAGGATTCCAATTTG ATCTTCATCACCTGCCATCTGAAAGCTGTCCCTGCCATGTTTTCTGTGAAATCAAGGAGTCGAGCGTGCTCCTTCATTGAGAACAG CTGGAGGTCAGCAGATGGGAACGACCAGGTCTGTATAAGTTGTGTAGTCTCCAAACGCTTTGCGGAGCCTACTGCCCCCATGACCAGAACCAACACCAAGACTACTACTCCCAAACCAAATTCATCCAGCTTCCGCATTCGCCCAGGCCAGCGCACAGAGCAGCTCCAAAAGGTTGAGCCCAGATCCAAAAAGCCTTACTCTGGTTCCTGGAAGAGGGGAACGGACACAACAGAAG AGTGGAGCAAGACTACCATCTTGGGGCCCCTGATTGTTGTCCCTACTAAGGAAGTTATCAGCTTGGCAACGGACTCCACGACACTCTGCTCAAAATTGACACCGGGTGAGACCTCAGACTCGGTGGCAGTCCATCCCAAAGAGCTGCAGGAGGCTACAACAGACATCTCTATGGGCACTGGTGGTACTTGCAAAAGTAAAGACAGGAAATGCACGCTTTCTGAATGA